In Labilithrix sp., a genomic segment contains:
- a CDS encoding lantibiotic dehydratase: MTKPATFVPSGFFALRTPLLPRAVLSTFSAGLEASRVETKEAKDPELAGALERDRATLRARLRALVEDPVVREALFVASPSLDDAVTAWLTEPTRERARGVEEVLVRYLGRMTARCTPFGLFAGLSTSALSASRKTVLAERASYRRASRLDMHYLSALTEELGRDQELTWSLTHVPTTGLYRAPGQLRHYEGRPDPKTRALAYELLSLAETGPLTALLARAEGGARPAELVETLVSMGHREADATAYVTAVIQAQTLVSELEPPITGTPATKVLIETLGKSPAGRAHAEALREADAALGAIDASGIGGSTSRYRDVATTLTKLPVKAELARLFQVDLFKPLAEQGLPGSVLNEMRRIVGVLAQLTPRPPSGDALARFRSAFMERFESAWVPLADALDEESGIGFPSHGNETGDPAPLIDTLPFPNDPSPPVTPFGAREQHLVRRLGELTRSGAREWVLDSRDLKALSSDVPASLPEALAIMTTILGKSWDAVDKGDFRLTLDGVAGPSGATLLGRFCHGDPELSRHIREHIAAEEALHDDVIFAEVVHLAEGRLGNILGRPVLRGWEIPYHGRSGAPADRQLLISDLLVTVMGDRVVLRSKKLDRVVVPRLTNAHNWPAAKLEIYRFLCSLQAQGQTALGWSWGALESAPFLPRVREGKTILSSASWNLSREELEPLEKARGDERFALVARLRAARDLPRWIGVADADNVLPVDLDNVMFVESFVELVKGRASVRLIELPDEDDLVVEGPEGRFDNEVIVPFVLERAPLEAGAADITADAPRARAATPVVRKFAPGSEWLYLKVYSGTVTADSLLSDFVAPVLEEGRASGAIESWFFIRYADPATHLRVRFRGSPERLLGETLPAVHQAIAPYLENGSAWKLQLDTYHREVERYGGPNGIELCEQIFEADSDTVLALVQALEDDDDRWRLTLRGLHLLLVDLGLDLEGRRSLLRALRTDFAAEHHVGVGDPNKPSPESSWFEQALSQQSRKERSAVDALLRAPVGGDHPLDHAFSILATRSTKIAPFAEELRKRAESGDLSMSLPDIAASLLHMHANRFLRARQRAQELVLYDALLRFYDSEAARQRSR, encoded by the coding sequence ATGACCAAACCAGCGACGTTCGTTCCCTCCGGCTTCTTCGCGCTGCGCACGCCGCTCTTGCCGCGCGCCGTCCTCTCCACCTTCAGCGCAGGGCTCGAGGCCTCGCGGGTCGAGACGAAGGAGGCGAAGGACCCCGAGCTCGCCGGCGCCCTCGAGCGCGATCGCGCGACCTTGCGAGCGCGGCTGCGAGCTCTCGTCGAAGATCCGGTCGTCCGGGAGGCGCTGTTCGTCGCATCACCGTCGCTCGACGACGCCGTCACGGCGTGGCTCACGGAGCCGACCAGAGAGCGCGCGCGCGGCGTCGAGGAGGTCCTCGTCCGCTACCTCGGCCGAATGACGGCGCGCTGCACGCCGTTCGGGCTCTTCGCCGGCCTCTCGACCAGCGCGCTCTCCGCGAGCCGGAAGACCGTGCTCGCGGAGCGCGCGAGCTACCGGCGTGCCTCGCGCCTGGACATGCACTACCTGAGCGCCCTCACGGAGGAGCTCGGGCGCGATCAGGAGCTCACCTGGTCCCTCACGCACGTCCCGACCACCGGCCTCTATCGAGCTCCCGGGCAGCTCCGCCACTACGAAGGACGGCCCGATCCGAAGACGCGCGCGCTCGCGTATGAGCTCCTGTCGCTCGCGGAGACCGGACCGCTCACGGCGCTCCTCGCGCGGGCTGAAGGAGGGGCGCGTCCCGCCGAGCTCGTGGAGACGCTGGTCTCGATGGGGCATCGCGAGGCCGACGCCACCGCCTACGTCACCGCCGTCATCCAAGCGCAGACGCTCGTCTCCGAGCTCGAGCCGCCGATCACCGGCACGCCCGCAACCAAAGTGCTCATCGAAACACTAGGCAAGAGCCCCGCCGGAAGAGCGCACGCCGAGGCGCTGCGCGAGGCCGACGCCGCGCTCGGCGCGATCGACGCATCCGGGATCGGAGGCAGCACGTCTCGCTACCGAGACGTCGCGACGACGCTCACCAAGCTCCCGGTCAAGGCCGAGCTGGCGCGGCTCTTTCAAGTCGATCTCTTCAAGCCGCTCGCGGAGCAGGGGCTGCCTGGCTCGGTCCTGAACGAGATGCGACGGATCGTCGGCGTCCTCGCGCAGCTGACGCCGCGACCGCCGTCCGGAGATGCGCTCGCGAGGTTCCGGTCTGCGTTCATGGAGCGCTTCGAGAGCGCGTGGGTCCCCCTCGCTGACGCGCTCGATGAAGAGAGCGGTATCGGCTTTCCGTCTCATGGGAACGAGACCGGCGATCCTGCTCCGCTCATCGACACGCTCCCGTTCCCGAACGATCCATCCCCGCCGGTCACGCCGTTCGGAGCGAGAGAGCAGCACCTCGTACGGAGGCTCGGCGAGCTCACGCGCAGCGGCGCGCGGGAGTGGGTGCTCGACTCGCGAGACCTGAAGGCGCTGTCTTCGGACGTTCCTGCGAGCCTCCCCGAGGCGCTGGCGATCATGACCACGATCCTCGGGAAGAGCTGGGACGCGGTGGACAAGGGGGACTTTCGCCTGACCCTCGATGGAGTGGCCGGCCCTTCGGGCGCCACCCTCCTCGGCAGGTTCTGCCACGGCGATCCGGAGCTCTCGCGCCATATCCGCGAGCACATCGCCGCAGAGGAGGCGCTCCACGACGATGTCATCTTCGCCGAGGTCGTGCACCTCGCGGAGGGGCGGCTCGGCAACATCCTCGGGAGGCCCGTCCTTCGCGGATGGGAGATCCCCTACCACGGTCGCTCCGGCGCCCCCGCCGATCGGCAGCTCCTCATCTCCGACCTGCTCGTCACCGTCATGGGCGATCGCGTGGTCCTCCGGTCCAAGAAGCTCGATCGCGTCGTCGTTCCGCGCCTGACCAACGCTCACAACTGGCCTGCCGCGAAGCTCGAGATCTACCGCTTTCTATGCAGTCTACAAGCACAGGGACAGACCGCGCTCGGCTGGAGCTGGGGTGCGCTCGAGAGCGCCCCGTTCCTCCCCCGTGTGCGCGAAGGCAAGACGATCCTGTCATCGGCGAGCTGGAACCTCTCGCGAGAGGAGCTCGAGCCGCTCGAGAAGGCGCGCGGCGACGAGCGCTTCGCACTCGTCGCTCGCCTCCGCGCGGCGAGGGACCTGCCGCGGTGGATTGGGGTCGCGGACGCCGACAACGTGCTGCCGGTCGACCTCGACAACGTGATGTTCGTCGAGAGCTTCGTCGAGCTCGTCAAGGGGCGCGCGAGCGTGAGGCTCATCGAGCTCCCCGACGAGGACGACCTCGTCGTCGAGGGACCGGAGGGCCGCTTCGACAATGAAGTGATCGTCCCGTTCGTCCTCGAGCGCGCTCCGCTCGAAGCCGGGGCCGCGGACATCACCGCCGACGCGCCGCGAGCTCGCGCAGCCACACCCGTCGTACGCAAGTTCGCCCCGGGATCGGAGTGGCTCTACCTCAAGGTGTACTCGGGGACCGTCACCGCGGACTCGCTCCTCTCGGACTTCGTCGCCCCCGTCCTCGAAGAAGGCCGCGCGTCGGGGGCCATCGAGAGCTGGTTCTTCATTCGCTACGCGGATCCCGCGACGCACCTTCGCGTCCGCTTCCGAGGGAGCCCCGAACGACTCCTCGGCGAGACCCTCCCTGCCGTCCATCAGGCCATCGCGCCCTATCTGGAGAACGGCAGCGCGTGGAAGCTGCAGCTCGACACCTATCATCGGGAGGTCGAACGCTACGGCGGACCGAACGGGATCGAGCTGTGCGAGCAGATCTTCGAGGCCGACAGCGACACCGTGCTCGCGCTCGTCCAGGCGCTCGAAGACGATGACGATCGCTGGCGCCTGACGCTGCGAGGACTTCACCTCTTGCTCGTCGATCTCGGCCTCGATCTGGAGGGTCGGAGGTCGTTGCTCCGCGCCTTGCGCACGGACTTCGCCGCGGAGCACCACGTCGGCGTCGGCGATCCGAACAAACCGAGCCCGGAGTCTTCCTGGTTCGAGCAGGCGCTAAGCCAGCAAAGTCGCAAAGAGCGCTCCGCCGTCGATGCATTGCTGCGCGCGCCCGTCGGCGGCGATCATCCGCTCGATCACGCGTTTTCGATTCTTGCAACGCGTTCGACGAAAATCGCGCCGTTCGCCGAGGAGCTGCGCAAGCGCGCGGAGAGCGGTGACCTCTCGATGTCCCTCCCCGACATCGCGGCGAGCTTGCTCCACATGCACGCCAACCGCTTCCTCCGCGCCCGCCAGCGCGCGCAGGAGCTCGTCTTGTACGACGCCCTCCTCAGGTTCTACGACTCCGAAGCCGCGCGCCAGCGCTCGAGATAG
- a CDS encoding trypsin-like serine protease, which yields MRSAIFRGSDSPSTEDFVPLIKTSSGICTGILVAPRLVLTARHCLGPSVNMPVGNDQSTCSLNFLVQRPESFKVYLGRDQLAPIAVLEVSRVFVDNAGTSCEYDLAVLELSEPVAGLAVRALQLDAPAQKGEVVEGIGFGASAAGLGESSYIRQKATGTILPLNDDGDIDQGGETKSPSGSTVTVGGGYVLTDIRICIGDSGGPLLRASNGDLLGILHGFLVGANGDVDDCDNGVSLYVPLWRHREFIERVFQTQGIMPTRAGRNHPPAEVGGGCVQDNDCHSNYCVKVGNNDTTSIEGTCSRECKTSADCPTPMECVPAKIKGKDKDAGADEPPESTPVCLAPFPPPPESCDVSSSSNGGSAVIVFVALVLVRRRRSTRASLN from the coding sequence GTGCGCTCTGCCATCTTCCGCGGCAGCGACTCCCCGAGCACGGAGGACTTCGTGCCCCTCATCAAGACCAGCTCGGGCATCTGCACCGGAATCCTCGTCGCGCCCAGGCTCGTGCTCACGGCACGCCATTGTCTCGGTCCGAGCGTGAACATGCCTGTCGGGAACGACCAGAGCACGTGCTCGCTCAATTTCTTGGTCCAACGTCCGGAGAGCTTCAAGGTGTACCTCGGCCGTGACCAGCTCGCGCCGATAGCGGTGTTGGAGGTGAGCCGCGTTTTTGTCGATAACGCAGGCACCAGTTGTGAATACGATCTTGCCGTGTTGGAGTTGAGCGAGCCCGTCGCGGGCCTCGCGGTGCGTGCGCTCCAGCTCGACGCTCCGGCGCAGAAGGGCGAGGTCGTCGAGGGTATCGGTTTTGGTGCATCCGCAGCCGGACTTGGTGAATCGTCGTATATCCGGCAGAAGGCGACGGGGACCATTCTGCCTCTCAACGACGACGGCGACATCGATCAGGGTGGCGAGACGAAGAGCCCTTCCGGCTCCACCGTGACCGTCGGCGGGGGATACGTCCTCACCGACATACGAATCTGCATTGGAGATAGCGGTGGCCCGCTTCTGCGTGCCTCCAATGGCGACCTGCTAGGCATCCTCCATGGCTTCCTCGTCGGAGCGAACGGCGACGTGGACGACTGTGACAACGGCGTGAGCTTGTACGTTCCCCTATGGCGGCACCGCGAGTTCATCGAGCGCGTATTTCAAACACAGGGCATCATGCCCACGCGCGCGGGTCGGAATCATCCTCCGGCGGAGGTTGGGGGAGGTTGCGTTCAGGACAACGACTGCCACTCCAACTATTGCGTAAAAGTTGGAAACAACGACACGACGTCCATCGAAGGCACGTGCTCGCGCGAATGCAAGACCTCGGCGGATTGCCCGACTCCGATGGAGTGCGTGCCCGCGAAGATCAAGGGCAAGGATAAAGATGCGGGCGCCGACGAGCCTCCGGAGAGCACCCCCGTTTGCCTCGCGCCCTTCCCTCCGCCGCCGGAGTCGTGCGACGTGTCTTCGTCGTCCAACGGTGGAAGCGCGGTCATCGTCTTCGTCGCCCTCGTCCTCGTGCGCCGTCGGCGCTCGACGCGCGCATCACTGAACTAA